One window of the Mycobacterium sp. SVM_VP21 genome contains the following:
- a CDS encoding acyltransferase, protein MGTRKQGFYRHDLDGLRGVAIALVAVFHVWFGRVSGGVDVFLALSGFFFGGKLLRVALNPASSLSPVPDLVRLVRRLLPALVVVLAACTLLTIWIQPQTRWETFADQSLASLGYYQNWELARSAADYLQAGEAVSPLQHIWSMSVQGQFYLSFLLLVFGFAFLFRRVLGKHLRAAFIVLLTALTVASFWYAIVAHQANQSLAYYNSFARAWELLIGALVGALVPYIRWPMWLRTAVSTVALAAILSCGALIEGVREFPGPWALVPVGATVAFILAGANRQARPNTSAMLPWPNRWLASAPLVTLGSMAYSLYLWHWPLLIFWLSYSGHRHASLLDGAVILLVSGVLAYLTTRFVEDPLRSRKPAGQAAAQVVRPRWRRPAAGWWRRPTSVLGSTVVLLGVALTATSFSWREHVTVQRASGTELVKLSKDDYPGARALLKHKRVPKLRMRPTILEAKKDLPRSTREGCISNFTNPDLINCTYGDKEATRTVALAGGSHAEHWLPALDILGQRHHFKVVTYLKMGCPLSTEKVPLIMGNNAPYPQCYQWVGKTMEKLIADHPDFVFTTATRPWNIKPGDVMPGTYIGIWKQLSDNHIPILGVRDTPWLVRDGDPFQPADCLASGGDAESCGIKRSDVLVERNPTLDFVGKFPLLKPLDLSDAVCDKEICRAVEGNVLVYHDSHHLSATYMRTMTGELGRQMGAATGWW, encoded by the coding sequence ATGGGCACCCGCAAACAGGGCTTCTACCGCCACGATCTGGACGGTCTGCGGGGCGTCGCGATCGCGTTGGTCGCGGTGTTCCACGTCTGGTTCGGGCGGGTGTCCGGCGGGGTCGATGTCTTCCTGGCGCTCTCGGGTTTCTTCTTCGGCGGCAAGCTGCTGCGGGTCGCGCTGAACCCGGCCTCGTCACTGTCACCAGTCCCCGACCTGGTCCGGCTGGTCCGCCGCCTGCTGCCCGCCCTGGTGGTGGTGCTGGCCGCCTGCACGCTGCTGACTATCTGGATCCAGCCGCAGACCCGTTGGGAGACGTTCGCCGATCAGAGCCTGGCCAGCCTCGGCTACTACCAGAACTGGGAGTTGGCCCGCAGCGCCGCCGACTACCTGCAGGCCGGTGAGGCCGTCAGCCCCCTGCAGCACATCTGGTCGATGTCGGTGCAGGGCCAGTTCTACCTGAGCTTCCTGCTGCTGGTCTTCGGCTTCGCCTTCCTGTTCCGGCGCGTGCTCGGCAAGCACCTGCGTGCCGCGTTCATCGTGCTGCTCACGGCGCTGACCGTGGCCTCGTTCTGGTATGCGATCGTCGCGCACCAGGCCAATCAGTCGCTGGCCTACTACAACAGCTTCGCCCGCGCCTGGGAGCTGTTGATCGGTGCGCTGGTCGGCGCGCTGGTCCCCTACATCCGCTGGCCGATGTGGCTGCGGACCGCCGTCAGCACAGTGGCGCTGGCGGCCATCCTGAGCTGTGGGGCCCTCATTGAGGGCGTGCGGGAGTTCCCTGGCCCGTGGGCGCTGGTGCCGGTCGGCGCCACAGTGGCATTCATCCTGGCCGGGGCCAACCGGCAAGCCCGCCCGAATACCAGCGCCATGCTGCCGTGGCCCAACCGGTGGCTGGCGTCGGCGCCGCTGGTGACGCTCGGCTCGATGGCCTATTCGTTGTACCTGTGGCACTGGCCGCTGCTGATCTTTTGGCTGTCCTACAGCGGGCATCGGCACGCGAGCCTGCTGGACGGCGCGGTGATCCTGTTGGTGTCGGGTGTCTTGGCATATCTGACCACCCGGTTCGTCGAAGATCCGCTGCGCTCCCGCAAGCCGGCCGGCCAGGCCGCTGCGCAGGTGGTGCGCCCGCGGTGGCGCAGGCCCGCGGCCGGCTGGTGGCGGCGCCCGACGTCGGTGCTGGGCTCGACGGTGGTGCTGCTGGGGGTTGCGCTGACGGCAACGTCATTCTCCTGGCGCGAACATGTCACAGTGCAGCGTGCCAGCGGCACCGAGCTGGTCAAGCTCAGCAAGGACGACTACCCCGGCGCCCGCGCGCTGCTGAAGCACAAGCGCGTCCCCAAACTTCGGATGCGGCCCACCATCCTGGAGGCCAAGAAGGATCTGCCGCGCTCCACTCGGGAAGGTTGCATCAGCAACTTCACCAACCCGGACCTGATCAACTGCACCTATGGCGACAAGGAGGCGACCAGGACGGTCGCGCTGGCCGGCGGATCGCATGCCGAACACTGGCTGCCCGCGCTGGACATTCTCGGCCAGCGGCACCACTTCAAGGTGGTCACCTACCTCAAGATGGGCTGTCCACTGTCCACCGAGAAGGTCCCGCTGATCATGGGCAACAACGCCCCCTACCCGCAGTGCTACCAGTGGGTGGGCAAGACGATGGAAAAGTTGATCGCCGACCACCCGGACTTCGTATTCACCACCGCTACCCGGCCGTGGAACATCAAACCCGGCGACGTGATGCCCGGAACCTATATCGGGATCTGGAAGCAGCTGTCGGACAACCACATTCCCATCCTGGGAGTCCGCGACACCCCGTGGCTGGTGCGCGACGGCGACCCGTTCCAGCCGGCGGACTGCCTGGCCTCCGGCGGTGACGCGGAGTCCTGCGGCATCAAACGCTCCGACGTGCTCGTCGAGCGCAACCCCACCCTGGACTTCGTCGGAAAATTCCCGCTGCTCAAGCCGCTGGACCTCTCCGACGCCGTCTGCGACAAAGAGATCTGCCGCGCGGTCGAGGGGAATGTGCTGGTCTATCACGACTCTCACCACCTGTCGGCGACCTATATGCGCACCATGACCGGAGAACTCGGTCGTCAGATGGGCGCGGCCACCGGCTGGTGGTGA